In the genome of Thermococcus sp., one region contains:
- a CDS encoding haloacid dehalogenase: MKMEEIIEAIRSVLDEKDSLREEALKLTREIVRFSGDTVKAIHRRELELAKERWKETREKVEKLREMLKNHLDLYYSGYVQTAHQEFVEASLLLSYVEGQPYPSPEELGVPHADYALGIGDFIGELRRYFLHRLLEGDIEKAERVYREMERVYNAFITLEYPKGLVNVRQKQDQARYVLERTLEDLVRAKLNRSLEEKLEKVLNNG; this comes from the coding sequence ATGAAGATGGAGGAGATTATAGAAGCCATAAGGAGCGTTCTGGATGAGAAAGATTCCCTGAGGGAGGAGGCCCTCAAACTCACGAGGGAAATCGTCAGGTTCAGCGGAGACACTGTTAAAGCGATACATAGAAGAGAGCTGGAGCTTGCAAAGGAGCGCTGGAAGGAGACTAGAGAGAAGGTAGAAAAGCTCAGGGAGATGCTGAAAAACCACCTCGACCTCTACTACTCCGGCTACGTTCAGACCGCTCACCAAGAGTTCGTTGAGGCGTCACTTCTCCTCAGCTACGTTGAGGGCCAACCGTATCCGTCTCCGGAAGAGCTGGGCGTTCCCCACGCCGATTACGCCCTGGGTATTGGGGACTTCATCGGCGAGCTCAGGAGGTATTTCCTTCACAGACTCCTAGAGGGAGACATTGAAAAGGCAGAACGAGTCTACCGCGAAATGGAGAGAGTCTACAACGCCTTCATAACGCTTGAGTATCCAAAGGGCCTCGTAAACGTCAGGCAGAAGCAGGACCAGGCGCGCTATGTCCTTGAGCGAACCCTTGAAGATTTGGTTAGGGCAAAGCTCAACAGAAGCCTTGAGGAAAAGCTTGAGAAGGTATTAAACAATGGTTGA
- a CDS encoding methionine adenosyltransferase — MAEKVRNIVVEELVRTPVEMQKVELVERKGIGHPDSIADGIAEAVSRALSREYIKRYGIILHHNTDQVEVVGGRAYPQFGGGEVIKPIYILLSGRAVEMVDREFFPVHEVAIKAAKDYLRKAVRHLDIENHVVIDSRIGQGSVDLVGVFNKAKENPIPLANDTSFGVGYAPLSETEKIVLETEKALNSDDFKKEWPAVGEDIKVMGLRRGDEIDLTIAAAIVDSEVENPDEYMAVKEAIYQKAKEIVEAHTERPTKIYVNTADDPKNGIYYITVTGTSAEAGDDGSVGRGNRVNGLITPNRHMSMEAAAGKNPVSHVGKIYNLLAMLIANDIAEQVEGVEEVYVRILSQIGKPIDEPLVASVQIIPKKGYSIDVLQKPAYEIADEWLANITKIQKLILEDKLNVF, encoded by the coding sequence ATGGCCGAGAAGGTTAGGAACATCGTCGTTGAGGAGCTTGTAAGGACTCCGGTTGAGATGCAGAAGGTTGAACTCGTTGAAAGAAAGGGTATAGGTCACCCGGACAGCATTGCCGACGGCATCGCCGAGGCAGTCAGCAGAGCCCTTAGCAGGGAGTACATTAAGAGATACGGCATAATCCTCCACCACAACACGGACCAGGTTGAGGTCGTTGGCGGTAGGGCCTACCCACAGTTCGGCGGTGGAGAGGTCATAAAACCGATTTACATCCTCCTCTCCGGAAGGGCAGTTGAGATGGTTGACAGGGAGTTCTTCCCGGTTCACGAGGTAGCTATAAAGGCCGCAAAGGACTATCTCAGGAAGGCCGTTAGGCACCTCGACATCGAGAACCACGTTGTCATCGATTCACGCATTGGACAGGGAAGTGTTGACCTAGTTGGTGTTTTCAACAAGGCCAAGGAGAACCCGATTCCGCTCGCGAACGATACCTCCTTTGGTGTCGGCTACGCTCCACTCAGCGAAACAGAAAAGATAGTCCTCGAGACCGAGAAAGCCCTCAACAGCGACGACTTCAAGAAGGAGTGGCCGGCCGTCGGCGAGGACATCAAGGTCATGGGTCTCAGGAGGGGGGATGAGATTGACCTCACAATAGCGGCCGCCATAGTGGACAGTGAGGTTGAAAACCCTGACGAGTATATGGCAGTTAAGGAGGCCATCTACCAGAAGGCCAAGGAGATAGTCGAGGCACACACTGAGAGACCTACAAAGATATACGTGAACACTGCCGATGACCCGAAGAACGGAATCTACTACATAACCGTCACAGGAACGAGCGCGGAAGCCGGAGACGACGGTAGCGTTGGTAGGGGCAACCGCGTCAACGGTCTTATCACCCCGAATAGGCACATGAGTATGGAAGCAGCGGCCGGAAAGAACCCTGTCAGCCACGTCGGCAAGATATACAACCTCCTGGCTATGCTCATAGCCAACGACATAGCCGAGCAGGTCGAGGGAGTTGAAGAGGTCTACGTGAGGATTCTGAGCCAGATAGGTAAGCCAATTGACGAGCCCCTCGTTGCCAGCGTCCAGATAATCCCAAAGAAGGGCTACTCAATCGACGTTCTCCAGAAGCCTGCCTATGAGATTGCCGATGAGTGGCTGGCCAACATAACTAAGATACAGAAACTGATTCTTGAGGACAAGCTCAACGTCTTCTGA
- a CDS encoding metallophosphoesterase, whose translation MKILTVTDIHGNSNTVSELTELLESERPEVVLIAGDITHFSGAETARKILEPLLKPGVPILAVHGNCDGRDVPELLDELGIGIHDKRVEIYGVGFIGLGGSNITPFNTVWELTEDEIMKILERNYHPGDIVLSHVPPKDTKADRIHSGLHVGSKALREFIERNQPPLVVTGHIHEARSVDRVGETVIVNPGPLFRGYYAIVELDEVTKKVENVELREL comes from the coding sequence GTGAAGATCCTCACCGTTACAGACATCCACGGTAACTCGAACACTGTTAGTGAACTCACGGAACTTCTGGAATCTGAGAGGCCCGAGGTTGTCCTAATAGCGGGGGACATAACCCACTTCTCAGGAGCCGAAACCGCCAGGAAAATCCTTGAACCCCTCCTGAAACCGGGCGTTCCAATTCTAGCGGTTCACGGTAACTGTGACGGTAGGGACGTTCCCGAACTGCTCGATGAACTCGGTATTGGCATTCACGACAAGAGGGTTGAAATCTATGGCGTTGGTTTCATCGGCCTTGGGGGCTCAAACATAACCCCGTTCAACACGGTCTGGGAGCTCACCGAGGACGAGATTATGAAAATCCTCGAGAGAAACTATCACCCAGGGGATATTGTTCTCTCTCACGTGCCGCCGAAGGATACCAAAGCCGATAGAATTCATTCGGGCCTCCACGTTGGAAGCAAAGCTCTGAGGGAGTTCATTGAGAGGAACCAGCCACCCTTAGTCGTTACCGGGCACATACACGAAGCCAGAAGCGTTGACAGGGTCGGAGAAACGGTCATCGTTAATCCCGGCCCGCTTTTCAGGGGTTACTATGCTATTGTTGAGCTCGATGAGGTGACAAAAAAGGTGGAAAACGTGGAGCTCAGGGAACTATAG
- a CDS encoding pyridoxal phosphate-dependent aminotransferase, translating to MALSDRLELVNPSEIRKLFDLAAGMEDVISLGIGEPDFDTPGHIKEYAKEALDKGYTHYGPNAGLPMLREAIARKLKEQNDIEADPKSEIMVLVGANQAFLMGLATFLKDGEEVLIPSPMFVSYAPAVILAGGKPVEVPTYEENEFRLSVDDLEKHFTKKTRALIINTPNNPTGAVLTRRDLEEIADFAVEHDLIVLSDEVYEHFVYDGVKNHSIASLNGMFERTITINGFSKTFAMTGWRLGFVAAPSWIIEKMTRFQMYNATCPVTFVQYAAAKALEDERSWKAVQEMRREYDRRRNLVWKRLNEMGLPTVKPKGAFYIFPRIRETGLTDKEFSELMLREARVAVVPGSAFGKAGEGYIRISYATAYEKLEEAMDRMEKVLKEKKLV from the coding sequence ATGGCGCTGAGCGACAGACTTGAGCTGGTTAACCCTTCTGAGATAAGGAAGCTCTTTGATTTGGCCGCCGGCATGGAGGATGTAATCTCACTCGGAATAGGTGAGCCTGACTTCGACACACCGGGGCATATAAAAGAGTACGCCAAGGAGGCCCTCGATAAAGGCTACACCCACTACGGCCCGAACGCAGGCCTTCCTATGCTCCGTGAGGCCATAGCGAGAAAGCTCAAGGAGCAGAACGACATCGAGGCGGACCCGAAGAGCGAGATAATGGTTCTCGTCGGGGCAAACCAGGCCTTCCTCATGGGGCTGGCAACCTTTCTGAAGGACGGGGAAGAGGTTCTGATACCTTCCCCGATGTTCGTGAGTTACGCTCCAGCAGTCATCCTCGCGGGCGGGAAGCCTGTTGAGGTACCAACATATGAAGAAAACGAGTTCCGCCTAAGCGTTGACGATTTGGAGAAGCACTTTACCAAAAAGACCCGTGCGCTCATAATAAACACCCCCAACAACCCGACAGGGGCCGTTCTCACCAGGAGGGACCTAGAGGAAATAGCGGACTTCGCGGTCGAGCACGACCTCATAGTGTTAAGCGACGAGGTTTACGAGCACTTTGTTTATGATGGCGTTAAGAACCACAGTATCGCTTCGCTCAACGGCATGTTCGAGAGGACGATAACAATAAACGGCTTCTCAAAGACCTTCGCCATGACCGGCTGGCGTCTCGGCTTTGTAGCGGCCCCGTCGTGGATTATCGAAAAGATGACCCGCTTCCAGATGTACAACGCCACCTGTCCTGTCACCTTTGTCCAGTACGCCGCGGCGAAAGCCCTCGAAGATGAGAGGAGCTGGAAGGCCGTACAGGAGATGCGCAGAGAGTACGACAGGAGGAGGAACCTCGTGTGGAAAAGGCTGAACGAGATGGGCCTACCGACCGTTAAACCGAAGGGAGCCTTCTACATCTTCCCGCGCATTAGAGAGACGGGCCTCACCGACAAGGAATTCAGCGAGCTAATGCTAAGGGAGGCAAGGGTTGCCGTCGTTCCAGGTTCGGCCTTCGGAAAGGCCGGTGAGGGCTACATCAGGATAAGCTATGCAACGGCCTACGAGAAGCTCGAGGAAGCTATGGACAGAATGGAGAAAGTTTTGAAGGAGAAAAAGCTGGTCTGA
- the serK gene encoding L-serine kinase SerK: MGVEKVPKYNIPTVKVDYVFIELDKMKPHEQLVQKELEAFIESVTGSGIFWKPMLLAKIPGTDEYLIVDGHHRWAGLQKLGAKRAPSVILDYFSDDVKVYTWYPAFKGDLNEVIKRLKKEGLEVVEDPNAEEKAERGEIAFALVGEKVFAIPGGLEEQKKVSKVLDEMSVEGKIELIYYGLKEDAREDMARGEIDYVFIRKAPTKEDVMELVRRGEVYSPKTTRHVLPFNPDKIDVKLEELF, encoded by the coding sequence ATGGGAGTTGAGAAGGTTCCGAAGTATAACATCCCGACCGTTAAGGTTGACTACGTCTTTATTGAGCTCGACAAGATGAAGCCCCATGAACAGCTCGTTCAGAAGGAGCTTGAGGCCTTCATAGAGAGCGTCACGGGTAGCGGAATCTTCTGGAAACCCATGCTTCTGGCCAAGATTCCCGGGACGGATGAGTACCTCATCGTTGATGGTCACCACCGCTGGGCCGGTCTTCAGAAGCTTGGAGCGAAGAGGGCCCCCTCCGTTATTCTTGACTACTTCAGCGATGACGTAAAGGTCTATACGTGGTATCCCGCATTTAAGGGTGACCTCAACGAGGTTATCAAGAGACTCAAAAAGGAGGGCCTTGAGGTCGTTGAAGACCCCAACGCTGAAGAAAAGGCCGAGCGCGGCGAGATAGCTTTCGCCCTCGTCGGCGAGAAGGTTTTTGCCATACCTGGTGGTCTTGAAGAACAGAAGAAGGTAAGCAAAGTACTCGACGAGATGAGCGTTGAAGGGAAGATAGAGCTCATCTACTACGGCCTCAAAGAGGATGCAAGGGAAGATATGGCAAGGGGCGAAATCGACTACGTCTTCATCAGAAAGGCTCCAACAAAGGAGGATGTCATGGAACTCGTCAGGCGTGGCGAAGTTTACTCGCCCAAGACAACGAGGCACGTCCTGCCTTTCAACCCGGACAAGATTGACGTTAAACTTGAGGAGCTCTTCTGA
- a CDS encoding DUF835 domain-containing protein, translated as MLKALAPLLAGAIIDRTRSSSFKIVRSLKEIPEERAVVIGRAGERVPPSWELITVSAARGFFGPRELHRVLEGIVASLKNDPDRAIVIACPEYLALHNGFRALIKFLNDVRDYSILFGGRVYLVTDELAWDPREFALLKRLED; from the coding sequence ATGCTGAAGGCACTCGCTCCCCTCCTTGCGGGGGCCATCATTGATAGAACCCGGTCATCCAGTTTTAAGATAGTTCGTTCGCTCAAAGAAATACCCGAGGAGAGAGCCGTTGTTATAGGAAGGGCGGGCGAGAGAGTTCCTCCTAGCTGGGAGCTAATCACCGTTAGTGCCGCGAGGGGCTTCTTCGGACCGAGGGAGTTGCACCGAGTTCTTGAGGGCATAGTGGCGAGCCTTAAAAACGACCCTGATAGGGCAATTGTTATAGCCTGCCCTGAGTACCTTGCGCTCCACAACGGTTTTAGGGCCCTGATAAAATTTCTCAACGACGTGAGGGACTACTCCATTCTCTTCGGCGGGAGGGTTTACCTCGTCACCGATGAGCTCGCTTGGGACCCGAGGGAGTTCGCCCTTCTGAAGAGGCTTGAGGATTAG
- a CDS encoding HAD family hydrolase — MLRGLIFDVDETLVYYEGYDLRRWYEEVGRPAMEKLGVVLDWETFRRIVKGELSRTYVERFGIDHVEFWKAMDRANRIYRENLLRAGRIRPFSDVDALRELKNMDLKLAAVSNASQDNTELVLRAFGLDKYFDIILGKDYSYLDGVKPNPYLIKKALRSLNLKPEEVMIVGDSSNDVLAGKRAGIKTVNIVRFEKVPGADYYVNDLWELVKIVRGLTCPR; from the coding sequence ATGCTTCGAGGTCTAATCTTCGACGTTGACGAGACTCTTGTTTACTATGAGGGTTATGACCTGAGGCGCTGGTATGAGGAAGTTGGAAGACCCGCGATGGAGAAGCTAGGCGTTGTTCTCGACTGGGAAACTTTTAGGCGGATTGTTAAGGGTGAGCTTTCTCGAACCTACGTCGAGAGGTTTGGGATAGACCACGTGGAGTTCTGGAAGGCAATGGATAGGGCCAACAGGATTTACCGCGAGAACCTCTTGAGGGCAGGCAGGATTAGGCCGTTCTCAGACGTTGATGCTTTAAGGGAGCTGAAGAACATGGACCTGAAGCTTGCCGCCGTCAGCAACGCATCTCAGGACAACACGGAGCTGGTTTTAAGGGCTTTTGGCCTTGATAAATACTTTGACATAATCCTTGGAAAGGACTACAGCTACCTCGATGGCGTTAAGCCGAATCCCTACCTTATTAAGAAGGCCCTACGGTCATTGAACCTGAAGCCGGAAGAGGTCATGATAGTGGGAGACAGCTCCAACGACGTACTCGCCGGAAAGAGGGCAGGTATAAAGACGGTAAACATCGTCCGCTTTGAAAAGGTTCCTGGGGCAGACTACTACGTCAATGACCTATGGGAGCTGGTTAAAATAGTTAGGGGGCTCACATGCCCCCGCTGA
- a CDS encoding SufD family Fe-S cluster assembly protein translates to MTETITLSDAKAIIENQIEELAKRNREPKWMTRIRYKGLEAFEKAPHSDPIISEEQLLQFIAKPEVEGIPEKIESLDDLPPEMKALLDRLGIDEVEQKYLAGLAVQTDTGVIYNQFLKDWAKKGLIVLPMEEAVKKYPDIVKQHFLRLFRVDESKLTAYHTAIWNGGIFLYVKEGLKVPFPLHLFFLIQESALAQAPHIIIIAEKNTEFHLIEGCTSPVLLKHSLHLDMTEAYFHENARGQLTVLQNWPEYVHTRPMTRAKIGKNARFINTTVTLGSGKSNIGDPRYWVDENGYVELNGILLGQKDYYIDLGGRMFLQGKGASGINASKAVIMDESKVITRGVITAEAPKTKGHISCDALLMSDKAVMETYPGLVSKVDDAELSHEAAIGKIREEELFYLMSRGLDEEKATQLIVKGFLEPMLKDIPMEFLVEIRKIIELAVSGGM, encoded by the coding sequence ATGACCGAAACGATAACCCTGAGCGATGCAAAGGCCATAATCGAGAACCAGATTGAAGAACTCGCGAAGAGGAACAGAGAGCCGAAATGGATGACGAGGATAAGGTACAAGGGCTTGGAAGCCTTTGAAAAGGCCCCCCACAGTGACCCGATAATAAGTGAAGAACAGCTCCTCCAGTTTATAGCAAAGCCCGAGGTTGAAGGCATACCTGAGAAGATAGAGAGCCTCGACGACTTACCACCGGAGATGAAGGCTCTCCTGGACAGACTCGGCATAGACGAGGTAGAGCAGAAATATCTGGCGGGACTGGCCGTCCAGACCGATACAGGCGTTATATACAACCAGTTCCTTAAGGACTGGGCCAAGAAGGGCCTTATAGTCCTTCCAATGGAAGAAGCTGTTAAGAAATACCCTGATATAGTGAAACAGCACTTCCTCAGGCTCTTCCGTGTTGATGAAAGCAAGCTGACAGCATACCATACTGCCATCTGGAATGGTGGAATATTCCTATACGTCAAGGAAGGACTAAAGGTTCCGTTCCCGCTTCACCTGTTCTTCTTAATTCAGGAGAGCGCTTTAGCTCAGGCACCACACATAATCATAATAGCCGAGAAAAACACCGAGTTCCACCTAATTGAGGGGTGTACCTCGCCGGTCCTTCTAAAACACTCACTCCACCTCGACATGACGGAGGCGTATTTCCACGAGAATGCCAGGGGCCAGCTCACGGTCTTACAGAACTGGCCGGAATACGTCCACACCAGACCAATGACGAGGGCGAAGATAGGAAAGAACGCGCGCTTCATCAACACGACCGTTACCCTCGGCTCTGGGAAGAGCAACATCGGCGACCCGCGCTACTGGGTTGACGAGAACGGCTACGTCGAGCTCAATGGAATTCTCCTTGGTCAGAAGGACTACTACATTGACCTCGGGGGCAGGATGTTCCTCCAAGGAAAGGGGGCATCGGGCATAAACGCGAGCAAGGCCGTGATAATGGACGAGAGTAAGGTCATAACGCGCGGGGTAATAACGGCAGAGGCACCGAAGACCAAGGGGCACATAAGCTGTGACGCTTTACTGATGAGCGACAAAGCGGTAATGGAGACTTACCCAGGACTTGTCAGCAAGGTGGACGACGCCGAGCTGAGCCACGAAGCTGCGATAGGCAAGATACGCGAGGAGGAGCTCTTCTACCTTATGTCGAGGGGACTCGACGAGGAGAAGGCCACACAGCTCATCGTCAAGGGCTTCCTTGAACCAATGCTCAAGGATATTCCAATGGAGTTCCTGGTCGAGATAAGGAAGATAATCGAGCTTGCCGTCAGCGGGGGCATGTGA
- the sufC gene encoding Fe-S cluster assembly ATPase SufC, with product MLKVENLHVSVEDKGILKGVNLEIKPGEFHVIMGPNGSGKSTLALTIAGHPKYEVTKGRILFDGEEIQELSPDERARKGILLAFQVPPEVEGVKVIEFLQQVLVELKGMDSVKAYDLIVEKAKELWFKEEDLHRYVNVGFSGGERKRLELLQALLIEPKLLILDEPDSGVDVDSLSVISRKIEELHRKGTAILLITHYGRILGHLDREKLTVHVMKGGRIVKTGSGELVDRIDREGFGKIFEEVGA from the coding sequence ATGCTCAAAGTTGAGAACCTTCACGTTTCGGTCGAGGACAAGGGGATACTGAAGGGAGTTAACCTTGAGATCAAACCCGGAGAATTCCACGTCATAATGGGGCCCAACGGGTCTGGAAAGTCCACGCTGGCTTTGACTATAGCGGGTCATCCAAAGTACGAAGTTACCAAGGGCAGAATACTCTTCGATGGCGAAGAGATACAGGAGCTCAGCCCGGACGAGAGGGCAAGGAAGGGCATTCTTTTAGCCTTCCAGGTTCCGCCCGAGGTTGAAGGAGTCAAGGTAATCGAGTTCCTCCAGCAGGTTCTGGTAGAGCTCAAGGGCATGGATTCAGTAAAGGCCTACGACCTGATTGTCGAGAAAGCCAAGGAGCTGTGGTTCAAGGAAGAGGATTTACACCGCTACGTCAACGTTGGCTTTTCAGGAGGAGAGAGGAAGAGGCTCGAACTCCTTCAAGCTCTTCTCATCGAGCCGAAACTTCTCATCTTAGACGAGCCGGACAGCGGTGTTGATGTTGACTCCCTGAGTGTGATAAGCAGGAAGATTGAGGAGCTCCACAGAAAGGGGACTGCAATACTGCTCATCACTCACTACGGCAGAATCCTCGGTCACCTTGACAGGGAAAAGCTTACGGTCCACGTAATGAAGGGCGGTAGGATAGTGAAGACGGGGAGCGGTGAACTGGTTGACAGGATTGACAGGGAAGGATTTGGAAAGATATTCGAGGAGGTGGGAGCATGA